One genomic window of Actinoplanes lobatus includes the following:
- a CDS encoding cupin domain-containing protein — translation MRGLIRICLGGVVVLGAVMTASPAYATPGHGVTVKVIGQWTVKDTGYELREITIRPGGATGWHRHPGLVFANVRAGTLTHRMSDCVTVHRYRAGEDLMEAPEEPRAHLGENRGSEPLVLDVVYVSPKGVPLSVDAPDPGCAR, via the coding sequence ATGCGCGGTTTGATCAGGATCTGCCTGGGCGGTGTCGTCGTGCTCGGGGCGGTGATGACCGCGAGCCCGGCGTACGCCACACCGGGGCACGGGGTGACCGTCAAGGTGATCGGGCAGTGGACCGTGAAGGACACCGGCTACGAGCTGCGCGAGATCACCATCCGGCCCGGCGGCGCCACCGGCTGGCACCGGCACCCCGGCCTGGTCTTCGCGAACGTGCGCGCCGGCACCCTCACCCACCGGATGTCCGACTGCGTCACGGTGCACCGGTACCGGGCCGGGGAGGATCTCATGGAGGCCCCGGAGGAGCCGCGCGCCCACCTGGGTGAGAACCGGGGCAGCGAGCCGCTGGTCCTGGACGTCGTCTACGTCTCCCCGAAGGGTGTCCCGCTCTCCGTCGACGCCCCGGACCCCGGCTGCGCGCGATAG
- a CDS encoding PAS domain-containing sensor histidine kinase: MGRDNKPVAAPGRTDGPARADPYAREMAALRAERDEALRAAGRLRAVLDNAHDAFVSMNADGVIIAWNPAAEQLFGWTAAEAVGHPATELMIPPPMREAHERGLERARRSRTSHFAGRRLEFTVVDRSGREFPVEMTLQTQYERGKPVHHAFLHDITARTTAGVELKRERAYLQALLNSLDTGVAACDSDGTLAQFNSAMREIHGLGHQPIGPESWAGTYHLFRADGRTPMDPEEVPLARAFAGEIVSHEEMTVMAPGRPPRWFLTNARPIDSPDGHRLGAVVAMHDITDAHRAEVLHRCRYAVARALSEATSARDAAIAAAAAIAAELDWACGEYWEVDEERHRIDRVSSWVRPGADLADFTGDAPLAFGIGQGLPGAVWATGADIWSSDLLHDLPEAGRLPIAYRLGLRATIGMPVHSGARVTGVLAFFTDIDGARDDDILAMLRDVAAQIGRFVERRRTEDLTLALAAARRDFNRVIEQVNDCFWTVEMMPDGSVRSVYSSPGATGVFGGALPTDADMADTLAERIHPDDRVAFLAYHERIGTGEPAEFECRIIGYDGRTRWVWTRGVTRHEDGHLYVDGISTNVTERRELADQRELLLAKEQEQVRRLRELDRMKDELVAVVSHEMRNPIAIIAARTESLLDEPEFAGRTELVSIERTSARLMRLVEDLLDLARFESGPTVLDPRPLRLDRLLRQAVEEHRLSAPVDLVTEVDSLPMVAGDSARLRQVLDNLLSNAIKYTPLGGTVTVGAREDADTVTVTITDTGIGIPPEQYPKLFTRFFRASTAIDHKIKGTGLGLAVTKAIVEAHGGTIAAEPGPAGGTRFTVTLPRQDPAA, from the coding sequence ATGGGGCGTGACAACAAGCCGGTCGCCGCACCGGGCCGGACCGACGGCCCGGCGCGCGCCGACCCGTACGCCCGGGAGATGGCCGCCCTCCGCGCCGAACGGGACGAGGCCCTGCGCGCCGCGGGCCGCCTGCGGGCCGTCCTGGACAACGCACACGACGCCTTCGTGTCGATGAACGCGGACGGCGTGATCATCGCCTGGAATCCGGCCGCCGAGCAGCTCTTCGGCTGGACCGCCGCCGAGGCGGTGGGCCACCCGGCCACCGAGCTGATGATCCCGCCGCCGATGCGGGAGGCCCACGAACGGGGCCTGGAGCGGGCCCGCCGGTCCCGGACCTCCCATTTCGCCGGGCGGCGCCTCGAGTTCACCGTCGTCGACCGGTCCGGCCGCGAGTTCCCGGTCGAGATGACCCTTCAGACGCAGTACGAGCGGGGCAAGCCGGTCCACCACGCCTTCCTGCACGACATCACCGCCCGTACCACCGCGGGGGTCGAGCTCAAGCGGGAGCGCGCCTATCTCCAGGCGCTGCTGAACAGCCTGGACACCGGGGTGGCGGCCTGTGACAGCGACGGCACGCTGGCCCAGTTCAACTCCGCGATGCGCGAGATCCACGGGCTCGGGCACCAGCCGATCGGCCCGGAGTCGTGGGCGGGCACCTACCACCTCTTCCGGGCCGACGGCCGTACCCCGATGGATCCGGAGGAGGTGCCGCTGGCCCGCGCCTTCGCGGGCGAGATCGTCTCGCACGAGGAGATGACGGTCATGGCCCCGGGCCGGCCGCCGCGCTGGTTCCTCACCAACGCCCGGCCGATCGACTCCCCCGACGGTCACCGGCTCGGAGCGGTGGTGGCGATGCACGACATCACCGACGCGCACCGGGCCGAAGTGCTGCACCGCTGCCGGTACGCGGTGGCCCGCGCGCTGTCCGAGGCCACCTCGGCCCGGGACGCCGCGATCGCCGCCGCCGCCGCGATCGCCGCCGAACTGGACTGGGCCTGCGGCGAGTACTGGGAGGTCGACGAGGAGCGGCACCGCATCGACCGGGTCAGCTCGTGGGTCCGGCCCGGAGCCGACCTGGCCGATTTCACCGGCGACGCCCCGCTGGCGTTCGGCATCGGGCAGGGACTGCCCGGGGCGGTGTGGGCGACCGGAGCCGACATCTGGAGCAGCGACCTGCTCCACGATCTCCCCGAGGCGGGGCGGCTGCCGATCGCGTACCGACTGGGGCTGCGGGCCACGATCGGCATGCCGGTGCACAGCGGCGCCCGGGTGACCGGGGTCCTGGCGTTCTTCACCGACATCGACGGCGCCCGCGACGACGACATCCTGGCCATGCTGCGCGACGTCGCGGCTCAGATCGGCCGGTTCGTGGAACGTCGCCGCACCGAGGACCTGACCCTCGCCCTGGCCGCCGCGCGGCGGGATTTCAACCGGGTGATCGAGCAGGTCAACGACTGCTTCTGGACGGTCGAGATGATGCCGGACGGCTCGGTCCGGTCGGTCTACTCCAGTCCCGGGGCCACCGGCGTCTTCGGCGGCGCCCTGCCCACCGACGCCGACATGGCCGACACCCTGGCCGAACGGATCCACCCCGACGACAGGGTGGCGTTCCTCGCCTACCACGAGCGGATCGGCACCGGCGAGCCGGCCGAGTTCGAATGCCGGATCATCGGGTACGACGGCCGGACGCGCTGGGTGTGGACCCGGGGCGTCACCCGGCACGAGGACGGCCACCTGTACGTCGACGGGATCAGCACCAACGTCACCGAACGGCGGGAGCTGGCCGATCAGCGTGAGCTGCTGCTGGCGAAGGAGCAGGAGCAGGTCCGCCGGCTGCGCGAGCTGGACCGGATGAAGGACGAACTGGTCGCCGTGGTCAGCCACGAGATGCGCAACCCGATCGCGATCATCGCGGCCCGGACCGAATCGCTGCTGGACGAGCCGGAGTTCGCCGGCCGCACCGAGCTGGTCTCCATCGAGCGGACCAGCGCCCGCCTGATGCGCCTGGTCGAGGACCTGCTCGACCTGGCCCGTTTCGAGAGCGGGCCGACCGTGCTGGACCCGCGGCCGCTGCGCCTGGACCGGCTGCTGCGCCAGGCCGTCGAGGAACACCGGCTCAGTGCGCCGGTGGACCTGGTCACCGAGGTCGACAGCCTGCCGATGGTGGCCGGGGACTCCGCCCGGCTCCGGCAGGTGCTGGACAACCTGCTGTCCAACGCGATCAAGTACACGCCGCTGGGCGGCACGGTCACGGTCGGCGCCCGGGAGGACGCCGACACCGTGACGGTGACGATCACCGACACCGGCATCGGGATCCCGCCCGAGCAGTACCCGAAGCTGTTCACCCGCTTCTTCCGGGCCAGCACCGCGATCGATCACAAGATCAAGGGCACCGGGCTGGGCCTGGCGGTCACCAAGGCGATCGTGGAGGCGCACGGCGGCACGATCGCCGCCGAACCGGGGCCGGCGGGCGGCACCCGGTTCACCGTGACGCTGCCCCGCCAGGACCCGGCCGCGTGA
- a CDS encoding NmrA/HSCARG family protein: MGQQKIIAVVGATGAQGGGLVKAILADPSGEYAVRALTRDTTSPRAQELVKLGAEVVQADNYDEQSLVRAFTGAYGAYLVTNFWAHMSADRELEEAANLANAAKQAGLRHVIWSTLEDTRDHIPVHDDRMPTLQEKYKVPHFDAKAEADGLFRAAGVPATFLRTTFYWENLANGWGATRDADGVLTLSLPMGDSRLAGIAVEDIGETAYRIFKAGDEYVGRTVHIAGEHLTGEQIAAGLSRAVGERVVYRPLTHDAYRGLGFPGGDEAGNMLQYYTEFEDYFTGVRDLDEVRRLNPGLRTFDQWLAENGHTIPTA, encoded by the coding sequence ATGGGTCAGCAGAAGATCATCGCGGTCGTCGGCGCCACCGGTGCCCAGGGCGGTGGACTGGTCAAGGCGATCCTGGCCGACCCCAGCGGTGAGTACGCGGTCCGGGCCCTCACCCGGGATACCACCTCGCCCCGCGCGCAGGAGCTGGTCAAGCTCGGCGCCGAGGTGGTCCAGGCGGACAACTACGACGAGCAGAGCCTGGTACGGGCGTTCACCGGGGCGTACGGCGCCTATCTGGTGACGAACTTCTGGGCGCACATGTCCGCCGACCGGGAGCTCGAAGAGGCCGCCAACCTCGCGAACGCCGCGAAGCAGGCGGGTCTCCGGCACGTGATCTGGTCGACGCTGGAGGACACCCGCGACCACATCCCGGTCCACGACGACCGGATGCCGACCCTCCAGGAGAAGTACAAGGTCCCGCACTTCGACGCCAAGGCGGAGGCCGACGGCCTGTTCCGCGCGGCTGGGGTGCCGGCCACCTTCCTGCGCACCACCTTCTACTGGGAGAACCTGGCCAACGGCTGGGGCGCCACCCGCGACGCCGACGGCGTTCTCACCCTGAGCCTGCCGATGGGCGACAGCCGGCTGGCCGGCATCGCGGTCGAGGATATCGGCGAGACGGCCTACCGGATCTTCAAGGCCGGTGACGAGTACGTGGGCCGGACCGTGCACATCGCCGGCGAGCACCTGACCGGCGAGCAGATCGCGGCCGGACTGTCCCGGGCCGTCGGCGAGCGGGTCGTCTACCGCCCGCTGACCCACGACGCCTACCGTGGCCTCGGCTTCCCGGGCGGCGACGAGGCGGGCAACATGCTCCAGTACTACACCGAGTTCGAGGACTACTTCACCGGCGTCCGCGACCTCGACGAGGTCCGCCGCCTCAACCCCGGCCTACGGACCTTCGACCAGTGGCTCGCCGAGAACGGTCACACCATCCCCACCGCATGA
- a CDS encoding ion transporter — MLIRDLAPRCLAVVGAPWFSIAGFTVIVLNAACLGLETYSGIEAAAGPLLRLIEHLCVAGFLVELLIRFGACLDRPSAFFRDRWNLFDMLILAAPLLPGVRENVTLLRLLRLARIVRAFRLFPSLRVILVGIRRSLPGLGSFLLITGLVLYAYAMLGWMLFGTAQPDRYGTVGQAMLSLFLLLSLDDITNILQSGREITGWAVPYYVSFMVTACYLLTNLLVGLVLTALQEAHEAERAAADGKHRGAPIPADDSPQRQIAVLREALDTLERQLERAPEVPSPRSFR, encoded by the coding sequence GTGCTGATTCGGGACCTTGCCCCACGTTGTCTCGCCGTGGTCGGCGCGCCCTGGTTCAGCATCGCCGGATTCACGGTCATCGTGCTCAACGCGGCGTGCCTCGGCCTGGAGACCTACTCCGGGATCGAGGCCGCCGCGGGCCCGCTTCTGCGGCTGATCGAACACCTCTGCGTCGCGGGTTTCCTGGTCGAGCTGCTGATCCGTTTCGGCGCCTGCCTGGACCGGCCGTCCGCGTTCTTCCGCGACCGGTGGAACCTCTTCGACATGCTCATCCTGGCCGCCCCGCTGCTGCCCGGCGTCCGGGAGAACGTGACCCTGCTGCGCCTGCTCCGGCTGGCCCGGATCGTCCGCGCCTTCCGGCTCTTCCCCAGCCTGCGGGTCATCCTGGTCGGCATCCGGCGCAGCCTCCCCGGCCTCGGCAGCTTCCTGCTGATCACCGGTTTGGTCCTGTACGCCTACGCCATGCTCGGCTGGATGCTGTTCGGCACGGCCCAGCCCGACCGCTACGGCACCGTCGGCCAGGCCATGCTCAGCCTCTTCCTGCTGCTGTCCCTGGACGACATCACCAACATCCTCCAGTCCGGCCGCGAGATCACCGGCTGGGCGGTGCCGTACTACGTCTCCTTCATGGTCACCGCCTGCTACCTGCTCACCAACCTGCTGGTCGGCCTCGTCCTGACCGCCCTCCAGGAGGCTCACGAGGCGGAACGCGCCGCCGCCGACGGCAAACACCGAGGCGCCCCCATCCCGGCCGACGACTCTCCCCAGCGCCAGATAGCCGTCCTCCGCGAGGCCCTCGACACCCTGGAACGCCAGCTCGAACGAGCACCCGAGGTGCCATCACCCCGCAGTTTTCGTTGA
- a CDS encoding AAA family ATPase, whose protein sequence is MLIRFEVSNFRSIAEPVELSMVAIDRDRDAARDQPRLGESLLTRAAVYGPNASGKSNLLAAITWLRDAVELSLREWGDDIPVEPFRLGAEQSGSSEFVLEAMIDGVRFEYALEIGPQAVIYEALFHYPERKRRRIFEREGLRLTLQRGLGALSGTRELLTDRTLALSVARRFDEPSVTRFSDEVIRIRSQGVRSNSHGSLLAKLRGWVDGQFDIWHVGRYGPVDDASLAEREKAVAMLRLADLGIEDVEVVDGPFRLPDSIASSTASLRLLHKSAVGRTAFELREESEGTRTWFGLIPSVLTALRHGSLMVFDELDASLHPTLSAELLRLFADPTINPHGAQLVFTSHDTSLLNHLNRDEVWLTEKRPDGSTRLGALADFAGERVRRSQNLENAYLHGRFGALPQLDQTELLRALGLIG, encoded by the coding sequence GTGCTGATCCGCTTCGAGGTGTCCAACTTCCGTTCGATCGCCGAGCCGGTCGAGCTGTCGATGGTCGCCATCGATCGGGACCGGGACGCGGCCCGTGACCAGCCACGCCTTGGCGAGAGCCTGCTGACCCGAGCCGCCGTCTACGGGCCGAACGCCTCCGGAAAGTCCAACCTGCTCGCCGCGATCACCTGGCTCCGTGATGCGGTCGAGCTGTCCCTCCGTGAATGGGGCGACGACATCCCGGTCGAGCCGTTCCGGCTCGGGGCGGAACAGTCGGGCTCCAGTGAGTTCGTGCTGGAAGCGATGATCGACGGAGTTCGATTCGAGTACGCATTGGAGATCGGCCCTCAAGCGGTCATCTATGAGGCGCTGTTCCACTATCCGGAGCGGAAACGCCGCCGGATCTTCGAACGTGAGGGTCTTCGCCTCACCTTGCAAAGGGGTCTTGGAGCTCTCTCCGGCACCAGGGAGTTGCTTACCGATCGGACCTTGGCGCTTTCCGTGGCCAGACGCTTCGACGAGCCCTCGGTCACCCGCTTCTCCGACGAAGTGATCCGGATCCGTTCCCAAGGAGTCCGCTCGAACTCGCATGGGTCGCTCTTGGCAAAGCTTCGGGGATGGGTCGATGGGCAATTCGACATCTGGCATGTGGGCCGCTACGGGCCGGTCGACGACGCTTCACTCGCAGAACGTGAAAAGGCCGTGGCCATGTTGCGCCTCGCTGATCTGGGTATCGAAGATGTCGAGGTTGTCGACGGCCCGTTTCGTTTGCCCGATTCGATTGCTTCTTCGACTGCTTCCCTGAGGTTGTTGCACAAGAGCGCGGTGGGCCGCACGGCATTCGAGCTGCGCGAAGAGTCGGAGGGGACGAGGACCTGGTTCGGGTTGATCCCCTCCGTGCTGACCGCGCTTCGGCACGGCTCGCTCATGGTCTTCGACGAGCTGGACGCCAGCCTCCACCCGACCCTGTCGGCCGAGCTGCTCAGACTCTTCGCGGATCCCACGATCAACCCGCACGGTGCGCAGCTCGTCTTCACCTCGCACGACACCAGCCTGCTGAATCACCTCAACCGTGACGAGGTGTGGCTGACCGAGAAGCGCCCCGACGGCAGCACGCGACTGGGGGCCCTCGCCGACTTCGCGGGTGAACGGGTCCGTAGGTCGCAGAACCTGGAGAACGCCTATCTCCACGGCCGTTTCGGCGCCCTACCGCAACTGGATCAGACCGAGCTCCTGCGCGCGCTCGGGCTGATCGGTTGA
- a CDS encoding RloB family protein, whose product MVVFCEGRNSEPDYVNGLKRLPHVIRNTALNIEIHPKQGTPLTLVRMAAERFKDPEVDECWCLFDVEWPKHHPHLAEAIDLAKRAGVRFAVSNPCFELWLMLHHADHTQFLDTARAESESRRLDGRKGKSIDAAAYMPLRKAAAERAARLEKRHLRDRTTFPGDNPSSGMFRFLDAVEGDGAIPADG is encoded by the coding sequence GTGGTCGTCTTCTGTGAGGGCAGGAATTCCGAGCCCGACTACGTGAACGGGCTGAAACGCCTGCCGCACGTCATTCGCAACACCGCTCTGAACATCGAGATCCACCCGAAGCAGGGCACCCCGTTGACCCTGGTGAGGATGGCGGCCGAAAGGTTCAAGGATCCCGAGGTCGATGAGTGCTGGTGCCTCTTCGACGTGGAATGGCCGAAGCACCATCCACATCTGGCGGAGGCCATCGACCTGGCGAAGCGCGCCGGGGTCAGGTTCGCGGTCTCGAATCCCTGTTTCGAGCTCTGGTTGATGCTCCACCACGCCGATCACACGCAGTTCCTCGACACCGCCAGAGCCGAGAGCGAGAGCCGGAGGCTGGACGGGCGCAAGGGCAAGAGCATCGACGCCGCCGCGTACATGCCGTTGCGGAAGGCGGCGGCCGAGCGGGCCGCGCGATTGGAGAAGCGGCATCTGAGAGATCGAACGACGTTCCCCGGCGACAACCCGTCGTCGGGGATGTTCCGTTTTCTGGACGCCGTCGAAGGGGACGGAGCCATCCCGGCAGATGGCTAG
- a CDS encoding GNAT family N-acetyltransferase, translated as MTEEISIARAADRERVVASLVAAFAEDPVLRFICPDPEDYPAQAAVFFGHLFDKRVGRGTIWTIGGGASVAIWEPPSGGDVPAAEMDLPADALARVKEYDEAVHLALPGEPFWYLGVLGTHPASAGRGWGRAVMAAGLRRAAEDGLPAVLETSKPANVDLYRRAGWRVLSEFSSPFPTWIMTR; from the coding sequence GTGACTGAGGAGATCTCCATCGCCCGGGCCGCTGATCGGGAGCGGGTTGTCGCATCGCTGGTGGCGGCGTTTGCCGAGGATCCCGTACTGCGGTTCATCTGCCCGGATCCGGAGGACTATCCCGCTCAGGCGGCGGTCTTCTTCGGCCACCTCTTCGACAAGCGGGTGGGCCGGGGGACGATCTGGACGATCGGCGGCGGGGCGTCGGTGGCGATCTGGGAGCCGCCCTCCGGCGGTGACGTCCCGGCCGCGGAGATGGATCTGCCCGCCGATGCGCTGGCGCGGGTGAAGGAGTACGACGAGGCGGTTCACCTCGCGCTTCCCGGGGAGCCGTTCTGGTACCTGGGTGTGCTCGGCACCCACCCGGCGAGCGCCGGCCGCGGTTGGGGCCGGGCGGTGATGGCCGCCGGTCTGCGCCGGGCCGCTGAGGACGGACTTCCGGCGGTGCTGGAGACCAGTAAGCCCGCCAACGTCGACCTCTACCGCCGGGCGGGCTGGCGGGTCCTGAGCGAGTTCAGTTCCCCGTTCCCCACCTGGATCATGACCCGGTAG
- a CDS encoding polyphosphate polymerase domain-containing protein: MNRLLGDDHAGHALRAPSSLHSFNRYEIKYLVPSEQLPGLRAELAGRMDSDSHGADGGYGVWSTYYDTRDLRFYWEKIEGLRFRRKLRVRHYGDRTNVGDDTTVHVEIKQRVNRVTQKRRVAMPYHLARDLCDGRRMVEHDPPQTAFLEEVLELISLLDLRPVAMTGYQREAYVGRDADVGLRVTVDSRIRGRDRDFDFAADAENRLIVPARLSVVEFKANERVPYWLTDLAARLNMSVVRVSKYCQSVEAFGRAPRSIFHIPDSETVEV; encoded by the coding sequence ATGAATCGACTGCTCGGTGACGATCACGCCGGTCACGCCCTGCGGGCTCCCAGTAGCCTGCACTCGTTCAACCGGTACGAGATCAAGTACCTGGTGCCGAGTGAGCAGCTGCCCGGGCTACGGGCGGAGCTGGCCGGGCGGATGGACTCCGACAGCCACGGCGCCGACGGCGGGTACGGGGTGTGGAGCACCTACTACGACACCCGTGACCTGCGGTTCTACTGGGAGAAGATCGAGGGCCTGAGGTTCCGGCGGAAGCTGCGGGTGCGTCACTACGGCGACCGTACGAACGTCGGCGACGACACGACGGTGCACGTCGAGATCAAGCAGCGGGTCAACCGGGTCACCCAGAAACGGCGGGTGGCCATGCCGTACCACCTGGCCCGCGACCTGTGCGACGGCCGGCGGATGGTCGAGCACGACCCGCCGCAGACCGCCTTCCTCGAAGAGGTCCTCGAACTGATCTCGCTGCTGGACCTGCGGCCGGTCGCGATGACCGGCTACCAGCGGGAGGCGTACGTCGGCCGGGACGCCGACGTGGGCCTGCGCGTCACCGTCGACTCCCGGATCCGTGGCCGGGACCGGGACTTCGACTTCGCCGCGGACGCGGAGAACCGGCTGATCGTGCCGGCCCGGCTGTCGGTGGTCGAGTTCAAGGCCAACGAGCGGGTCCCGTACTGGCTCACCGACCTGGCCGCGCGGCTGAACATGTCGGTGGTCCGGGTCTCCAAGTACTGCCAGAGCGTCGAGGCGTTCGGCCGTGCCCCGCGGTCGATCTTCCACATCCCTGATTCCGAAACCGTTGAGGTCTGA
- a CDS encoding DUF4956 domain-containing protein, with translation MPFEVQDLSGTFSVGDIAIALSLSFLLSAFIAWVYRFTHRNVSYSQSYVQTLVILGMLIALIMLVVGSNIARAFALVGALSVVRFRNAIKETRDVGFIFLVMGVGMAAGTRFYTLAIVAAVAISLIILVMYRFNWFAANVQRQVVKVQVPPDGNYTNNIQDVLIGLTSEFELVSIESIRGGALTELMYTVRLKKGTEPGELITKLGERTGGQRVTVLTGYDQTDL, from the coding sequence ATGCCATTCGAAGTACAGGATCTGTCCGGCACGTTCAGCGTCGGTGACATCGCGATCGCGCTGTCGCTGTCGTTCCTGCTCAGCGCGTTCATCGCCTGGGTCTACCGGTTCACCCACCGCAACGTGTCGTACTCCCAGTCGTACGTGCAGACGCTGGTCATCCTCGGCATGCTGATCGCACTGATCATGCTGGTCGTCGGCTCCAACATCGCCCGGGCGTTCGCGCTGGTCGGCGCGCTGTCGGTGGTCCGGTTCCGCAACGCCATCAAGGAGACCCGCGACGTCGGGTTCATCTTCCTGGTGATGGGCGTCGGCATGGCCGCCGGCACCCGCTTCTACACGCTGGCGATCGTGGCCGCGGTCGCGATCAGCCTGATCATCCTGGTGATGTACCGGTTCAACTGGTTCGCCGCCAACGTGCAGCGCCAGGTGGTCAAGGTGCAGGTCCCGCCGGACGGCAACTACACCAACAACATCCAGGACGTGCTGATCGGCCTGACCAGCGAGTTCGAGCTGGTCAGCATCGAGTCGATCCGGGGTGGCGCGCTCACCGAGCTGATGTACACGGTCCGGTTGAAGAAGGGCACCGAGCCGGGCGAGCTGATCACCAAGCTGGGCGAGCGGACCGGCGGGCAGCGGGTCACCGTCCTGACCGGGTACGACCAGACGGACCTGTAG
- a CDS encoding CotH kinase family protein yields the protein MLPRRIAHRIPVRVRHYWKLLATCAATLLAFAVVFSTVRVAPLVTSASDESGDEVSVNIAGTTDLFDATRAHTIKITYRTEAYEELLDSFWKDGEKEYLEADLTIDGTTVPSVGIRLKGNSTLQGITRDGEARQGGFGGGRGAMPQGAMPQGGLPEGGGGFRMGGGGGRTSLKTEEPETLPWLIRFDEFVEGRRYQGHREIAVRVGGMGGGAAVLNEAVSLNVLAAAGEVTQRYAYTSFTVNDRPATARLIVEHPDENFADAIGGNGVLYKSMASSQFTDQGDDPTEYADDFKQINKKGSQDLQPVIDLIRWVNTAGDAEFDEHLDEHVDVASFARYAAIQNLLVNFDDMAGPGRNYYLWYDLDAKRFSVVGWDYNLTLSGSATQDPAESVSMGGGGMRGGGGDFQPPEGMELPQGGQMPQGGQMPGGGRGGFGGHKLKERFLASAAYKDTYRKAYKELFNKIYGNASALNALDAITEVIGTVDGANAESTATDAENLRTLIRERTQFLVTNEIITG from the coding sequence ATGCTGCCCCGGCGGATCGCCCACCGGATCCCGGTACGGGTCCGGCACTACTGGAAACTGCTGGCCACCTGTGCTGCCACGCTGCTCGCGTTCGCCGTGGTGTTCAGCACGGTCCGGGTCGCGCCGCTGGTCACGAGCGCCAGCGACGAGAGCGGCGACGAGGTGTCGGTGAACATCGCCGGCACCACCGACCTGTTCGACGCGACCAGGGCGCACACCATCAAGATCACATACCGGACCGAGGCGTACGAGGAGCTGCTCGACTCGTTCTGGAAGGACGGCGAGAAGGAGTACCTGGAGGCCGACCTCACCATCGACGGCACCACCGTCCCGAGCGTCGGCATCCGGCTGAAGGGCAACTCGACGTTGCAGGGGATCACCCGCGACGGCGAGGCCCGGCAGGGCGGGTTCGGCGGCGGCCGGGGTGCGATGCCCCAGGGTGCGATGCCCCAGGGCGGGCTCCCGGAGGGCGGCGGCGGCTTCCGCATGGGCGGAGGTGGCGGGCGTACCTCGCTCAAGACCGAGGAGCCGGAAACCCTGCCGTGGCTGATCCGCTTCGACGAGTTCGTCGAGGGCCGCCGCTACCAGGGCCACCGCGAGATCGCGGTGCGGGTCGGCGGCATGGGCGGCGGCGCGGCGGTCCTCAACGAGGCCGTCTCGCTCAACGTGCTGGCCGCGGCCGGTGAGGTGACCCAGCGGTACGCCTACACCAGCTTCACCGTCAACGACCGCCCGGCCACGGCCCGGCTCATCGTCGAGCACCCGGACGAGAACTTCGCCGACGCGATCGGCGGCAACGGGGTGCTCTACAAGAGCATGGCGTCCAGCCAGTTCACCGACCAGGGCGACGACCCGACCGAGTACGCCGACGACTTCAAGCAGATCAACAAGAAGGGCAGCCAGGACCTCCAGCCGGTCATCGACCTGATCCGCTGGGTCAACACGGCCGGCGACGCCGAGTTCGACGAGCACCTGGACGAGCACGTCGACGTGGCGTCGTTCGCCCGGTACGCGGCCATCCAGAACCTGCTGGTCAACTTCGACGACATGGCCGGTCCGGGCCGCAACTACTACCTCTGGTACGACCTGGACGCCAAGAGGTTCTCGGTGGTCGGCTGGGACTACAACCTGACCCTGTCCGGTTCCGCCACCCAGGATCCGGCCGAGTCGGTGAGCATGGGCGGCGGCGGCATGCGCGGTGGTGGCGGTGACTTCCAGCCGCCCGAGGGCATGGAGCTGCCGCAGGGCGGTCAGATGCCACAGGGTGGGCAGATGCCGGGCGGTGGGCGCGGTGGGTTCGGCGGTCACAAGCTCAAGGAGCGCTTCCTCGCCAGTGCCGCCTACAAGGACACCTATCGGAAGGCCTACAAGGAACTGTTCAACAAGATCTACGGGAACGCGTCGGCGCTCAACGCCCTCGACGCGATCACCGAGGTGATCGGCACGGTCGACGGGGCGAACGCGGAGTCCACCGCCACCGACGCGGAGAACCTGCGCACGCTCATCCGGGAGCGCACGCAGTTCCTGGTCACCAACGAGATCATCACCGGCTGA